A single region of the Glycine max cultivar Williams 82 chromosome 20, Glycine_max_v4.0, whole genome shotgun sequence genome encodes:
- the LOC100784750 gene encoding DNA-directed RNA polymerase III subunit rpc3 isoform X2 gives MVTEHGIKFGVHLITKHFGKIVAKVCEKLFSHGPLTLDQLVRYTDFTKDQVRNSLLVLVQHNCAQAFVSAPQDDDDDADRLRVRTQYLVLFDNIIHRLRFPKFLDIVSRKLDEECVKLLVGLLRDGRLTLKQMVDRESQGKENAVPTKVVRETLCKLLTARFVERCPAPEPVVSTSFKETTTKKRGAKSAKIFEAPETLEQRVVDAAVPGDVIRFSLTANMGSNVDRETNSDDVPMISVEEDVAKEEQILWRANFEEFIRHLRHKVLIENVRTQHDDGTATVLSAVLEATGSVEKKVKMDNSVPLSLDTIITEVMKTDTGRTMTIDRIRASLVQLGCSPSMILEESYCIDLKKIIEPARNEEVESIVLKRYGRDAYRMFRLLAKDCCFHDTDQIAASTLVEKKEASKLLYKLWKDNYLYMEKVGATAGAKQITILMWKVNKPLLWEYVLDEMYHAALNLSLRMAFEQEKDEELLKVPKDKLREPGPLQKKYKRLLNVRLLMGSSLLKLDDALMLFHDF, from the exons ATGGTTACAGAGCACGGCATCAAATTCGGCGTCCACCTGATCACCAAGCACTTCGGCAAGATCGTTGCT AAAGTATGCGAAAAGCTATTTAGCCATGGACCCCTCACTTTGGATCAGTTGGTTCGCTACACTGACTTTACTAAGGACCAAGTCAGAAACTCCCTACTTGTCTTAGTTCAACACAATTGTGCCCAAGCATTTGTTTCTGCTCCTCAAGATGATG ATGATGATGCAGACAGACTGAGAGTTAGAACTCAGTACTTGGTGTTGTTTGATAACATAATCCATCGGCTGAGGTTTCCCAAATTCTTGGACATTGTGTCGCGGAAGCTTGATGAAGAA TGTGTGAAGCTGCTTGTCGGATTGCTTCGTGATGGTAGGCTTACCCTCAAACAAATGGTTGACAGAGAAAGCCAAGGAAAAG AAAATGCTGTGCCTACAAAAGTTGTACGAGAGACACTCTGTAAACTTTTGACGGCTCGATTTGTTGAACGTTGCCCTGCCCCTGAGCCAGTTGTTTCTACCTCATTTAAGGAAACTACTACTAAGAAGCGGGGTGCTAAGTCTGCCAAG ATATTTGAAGCACCAGAGACATTAGAACAACGCGTTGTAGATGCAGCAGTGCCTGGGGATGTAATCAGATTTTCACTCACTGCAAATATGGGATCTAATGTTGACAGAGAAACAAATTCAGACGATGTTCCAATGATTAGTGTTGAAGAAGATGTTG CAAAAGAGGAGCAAATTCTTTGGCGTGCAAATTTTGAGGAGTTTATACGTCATCTTAGGCATAAG GTATTGATTGAGAATGTAAGAACTCAGCATGATGATGGAACTGCTACTGTCTTAAGTGCAGTATTGGAGGCAACAGGAAGTGTagagaaaaaagtgaaaatggaTAATTCAG TTCCCTTGTCACTGGATACAATTATCACAGAGGTGATGAAGACTGATACAGGGCGAACAATGACCATAGATCGTATTAGAGCTTCCCTTGTCCAGTTGGGTTGTTCACCGAGCATGATTTTAGAGGAATCATATTGTATTG ATTTGAAGAAAATTATTGAACCGGCTCGAAATGAAGAG GTTGAGTCAATTGTGTTGAAAAGGTATGGAAGGGATGCCTACAGAATGTTCAGGCTACTGGCAAAGGATTGTTGTTTTCACGACACAGATCAG ATAGCAGCATCTACTCTGGTTGAGAAAAAAGAAGCTTCAAAGCTGCTATACAAGCTATGGAAGGACAACTACTTGTATATGGAG AAAGTAGGTGCAACGGCGGGAGCCAAGCAAATAACTATTTTGATGTGGAAAGTGAATAAGCCTCTGCTTTGGGAATATGTACTGGACGAGATGTACCATGCTGCCTTAAATTTGAGCCTAAGAATGGCTTTTGAGCAGGAAAAGGATGAAGAG CTTTTAAAGGTTCCTAAAGACAAGCTTAGGGAGCCAGGGCCACTGCAGAAGAAATACAAACGGCTACTAAATGTCCGGTTACTCATGGGATCATCATTGCTGAAACTCGATGATGCTCTGATGCTTTTCCATGACTTTTGA
- the LOC100784750 gene encoding DNA-directed RNA polymerase III subunit RPC3 isoform X1 codes for MVTEHGIKFGVHLITKHFGKIVAKVCEKLFSHGPLTLDQLVRYTDFTKDQVRNSLLVLVQHNCAQAFVSAPQDDDDDADRLRVRTQYLVLFDNIIHRLRFPKFLDIVSRKLDEECVKLLVGLLRDGRLTLKQMVDRESQGKENAVPTKVVRETLCKLLTARFVERCPAPEPVVSTSFKETTTKKRGAKSAKIFEAPETLEQRVVDAAVPGDVIRFSLTANMGSNVDRETNSDDVPMISVEEDVAKEEQILWRANFEEFIRHLRHKVLIENVRTQHDDGTATVLSAVLEATGSVEKKVKMDNSVPLSLDTIITEVMKTDTGRTMTIDRIRASLVQLGCSPSMILEESYCIGKIDTYFPHDLKKIIEPARNEEVESIVLKRYGRDAYRMFRLLAKDCCFHDTDQIAASTLVEKKEASKLLYKLWKDNYLYMEKVGATAGAKQITILMWKVNKPLLWEYVLDEMYHAALNLSLRMAFEQEKDEELLKVPKDKLREPGPLQKKYKRLLNVRLLMGSSLLKLDDALMLFHDF; via the exons ATGGTTACAGAGCACGGCATCAAATTCGGCGTCCACCTGATCACCAAGCACTTCGGCAAGATCGTTGCT AAAGTATGCGAAAAGCTATTTAGCCATGGACCCCTCACTTTGGATCAGTTGGTTCGCTACACTGACTTTACTAAGGACCAAGTCAGAAACTCCCTACTTGTCTTAGTTCAACACAATTGTGCCCAAGCATTTGTTTCTGCTCCTCAAGATGATG ATGATGATGCAGACAGACTGAGAGTTAGAACTCAGTACTTGGTGTTGTTTGATAACATAATCCATCGGCTGAGGTTTCCCAAATTCTTGGACATTGTGTCGCGGAAGCTTGATGAAGAA TGTGTGAAGCTGCTTGTCGGATTGCTTCGTGATGGTAGGCTTACCCTCAAACAAATGGTTGACAGAGAAAGCCAAGGAAAAG AAAATGCTGTGCCTACAAAAGTTGTACGAGAGACACTCTGTAAACTTTTGACGGCTCGATTTGTTGAACGTTGCCCTGCCCCTGAGCCAGTTGTTTCTACCTCATTTAAGGAAACTACTACTAAGAAGCGGGGTGCTAAGTCTGCCAAG ATATTTGAAGCACCAGAGACATTAGAACAACGCGTTGTAGATGCAGCAGTGCCTGGGGATGTAATCAGATTTTCACTCACTGCAAATATGGGATCTAATGTTGACAGAGAAACAAATTCAGACGATGTTCCAATGATTAGTGTTGAAGAAGATGTTG CAAAAGAGGAGCAAATTCTTTGGCGTGCAAATTTTGAGGAGTTTATACGTCATCTTAGGCATAAG GTATTGATTGAGAATGTAAGAACTCAGCATGATGATGGAACTGCTACTGTCTTAAGTGCAGTATTGGAGGCAACAGGAAGTGTagagaaaaaagtgaaaatggaTAATTCAG TTCCCTTGTCACTGGATACAATTATCACAGAGGTGATGAAGACTGATACAGGGCGAACAATGACCATAGATCGTATTAGAGCTTCCCTTGTCCAGTTGGGTTGTTCACCGAGCATGATTTTAGAGGAATCATATTGTATTGGTAAAATTGATACCTATTTTCCTCATG ATTTGAAGAAAATTATTGAACCGGCTCGAAATGAAGAG GTTGAGTCAATTGTGTTGAAAAGGTATGGAAGGGATGCCTACAGAATGTTCAGGCTACTGGCAAAGGATTGTTGTTTTCACGACACAGATCAG ATAGCAGCATCTACTCTGGTTGAGAAAAAAGAAGCTTCAAAGCTGCTATACAAGCTATGGAAGGACAACTACTTGTATATGGAG AAAGTAGGTGCAACGGCGGGAGCCAAGCAAATAACTATTTTGATGTGGAAAGTGAATAAGCCTCTGCTTTGGGAATATGTACTGGACGAGATGTACCATGCTGCCTTAAATTTGAGCCTAAGAATGGCTTTTGAGCAGGAAAAGGATGAAGAG CTTTTAAAGGTTCCTAAAGACAAGCTTAGGGAGCCAGGGCCACTGCAGAAGAAATACAAACGGCTACTAAATGTCCGGTTACTCATGGGATCATCATTGCTGAAACTCGATGATGCTCTGATGCTTTTCCATGACTTTTGA